In Mucilaginibacter celer, one DNA window encodes the following:
- a CDS encoding VCBS repeat-containing protein — MKIFRSSPSFKRRKKQALLLPGLLCSIIIAGCGDKQPGDTSQPLFKLLQPEQTHIDFANTLTEGLNTNVLMYEYFYNGGGVATGDLNGDGLPDVYFTGNMTDNKLYLNQGKLQFKDITAEAGVAGRPGPWKTGVSMADVNGDGKLDLYICYSGKVRAEKRINQLFINQGNDANGIPVFKDQTADYGLDFPSFSTQAYFFDYDRDGDLDLLLVNHNPARISIIDDVFVKDMEAKRDAESGIRLLRNDNNHFVDITSNAGIVNNPLSYGLAAGIADINGDGWPDIYVSNDYSVPDRLYINNTKGAFTDELQKQIGHTSFYSMGNDVTDINNDGKPDIYTLDMLPEDNKRQKLLFGIDNYEAFDLNLRVGFYYQYMRNMMQINNGNNTFSEAGQLAGVSNTDWSWAPLFADYDNDGWKDLFVSNGYTRDYTNMDFLKFMGDNLKDRRVMRQDLLNIVNQMPSSQVKSYLFKNNGNAMFSNVSRQWGITLPSNSNGAAYVDLDNDGDLDLVVNNINQPAFIYENQASSQNSNHYLSINLKGTGGNTQGIGAKVTIYSKGKQQLLEQMPTRSFQSTVSSVLHFGLGKDKQVDSLRVTWLRGDSQLLTDVKANKQITLNENDAKGSTPSTKTTAPLFKEIASPIASRESENTTNDFKRQPLLINSISFSGSCLAKADVNGDGLEDIYVGRHDEKAGALYLQQNGGTFAAKAVAAFDADKKSTDAAAVFFDANGDGKPDLYVASGGYADYKPGDALLQDRLYLNDGKGNFTKATNALPKMTSSKSCVKVADINGDGFADLFVGGRVIPGEYPETPESYILINDGKGHFSNRTEKYNPALKNIGMVTDAAWADLNGDKKPDLIIAGEWMPITVFENANGKLTDVTTKYFDKKYTGWWNCINVSDINHDGHPDIIAGNIGLNTQCKASDTEPAEMLYKDFDDNGSIDPILCFYIQHISYPYVTRDEMLDQMSMMRTRFPDYKSYADATIDKIFTTEELQGVKKLSANHLATTLFLSNAQGKLHEATLPVQAQYAPVYTINTLDYDHDGKTDMLLCGNLNHARIRFGKYDANYGVLLKGDGKGGYSYINQQQSGFNLKGDVRGVLQLNNALLFSMDKGKFKAYRAQ, encoded by the coding sequence ATGAAGATATTCCGGAGCTCTCCGTCGTTTAAAAGGCGCAAAAAACAGGCATTGTTACTGCCCGGGCTTTTATGTTCCATAATAATTGCCGGATGCGGCGATAAGCAGCCCGGCGATACCAGCCAACCACTTTTTAAGCTGTTACAACCCGAACAAACTCATATCGATTTTGCCAATACCTTAACCGAAGGCCTCAATACCAACGTACTGATGTACGAGTATTTTTACAACGGCGGCGGCGTTGCCACCGGCGACCTCAACGGCGATGGCCTGCCCGATGTATATTTTACCGGCAACATGACCGATAATAAACTGTACCTGAATCAAGGAAAACTACAATTTAAAGATATTACGGCAGAGGCGGGCGTTGCCGGGCGGCCCGGCCCCTGGAAAACCGGGGTTAGTATGGCCGATGTGAATGGCGATGGCAAACTTGATTTGTATATCTGCTATTCGGGGAAAGTTCGCGCCGAAAAGCGCATTAATCAGTTGTTTATTAACCAGGGGAATGATGCAAACGGGATCCCGGTGTTCAAAGATCAAACAGCCGACTATGGTTTAGATTTCCCCTCATTTAGCACCCAGGCTTATTTTTTCGATTACGACAGAGATGGCGATCTTGATTTGTTGCTTGTAAATCACAACCCGGCCCGCATCAGTATTATTGATGATGTGTTTGTTAAGGATATGGAGGCAAAAAGAGACGCGGAATCGGGCATCCGATTGCTTAGGAATGATAATAATCATTTTGTTGATATCACCAGCAACGCGGGAATCGTGAATAACCCTTTATCCTACGGCCTGGCGGCAGGCATTGCCGATATTAATGGTGACGGCTGGCCGGATATCTATGTATCTAACGATTACAGCGTACCCGATAGGCTATACATCAACAATACCAAAGGTGCTTTTACTGATGAATTGCAAAAACAGATAGGCCACACCTCGTTTTACTCGATGGGGAACGACGTAACAGATATTAACAACGATGGCAAGCCGGATATTTATACCCTGGATATGCTGCCCGAGGATAATAAACGCCAAAAGTTGCTCTTCGGGATTGATAATTATGAAGCTTTTGATCTGAACCTGCGTGTGGGCTTTTATTACCAGTACATGCGCAATATGATGCAGATTAACAATGGCAATAATACCTTTAGCGAGGCAGGTCAGCTGGCTGGCGTATCCAATACCGACTGGAGCTGGGCACCGCTTTTTGCAGATTATGATAACGACGGATGGAAAGACCTTTTTGTAAGCAACGGCTACACCCGCGATTACACCAATATGGATTTCCTGAAATTCATGGGCGATAATTTAAAAGATCGCCGGGTTATGCGGCAAGATCTGCTCAATATCGTAAACCAGATGCCATCGTCGCAGGTTAAAAGCTACCTGTTTAAAAACAACGGCAATGCCATGTTCAGCAATGTAAGCCGGCAATGGGGTATCACGCTGCCCTCAAACAGTAACGGCGCTGCGTATGTAGATCTGGATAACGACGGCGACCTTGACCTGGTAGTGAACAACATTAATCAACCTGCCTTTATATATGAAAATCAGGCTTCTTCCCAAAATAGCAATCACTATTTATCCATCAATCTGAAAGGTACGGGCGGAAATACGCAGGGTATAGGTGCTAAGGTTACTATTTACAGCAAAGGCAAACAGCAACTGCTTGAGCAAATGCCTACCCGTAGTTTTCAATCAACGGTATCATCGGTACTGCATTTTGGTTTGGGTAAGGATAAGCAGGTTGATTCCTTAAGGGTAACCTGGTTGCGCGGAGATTCACAACTGCTTACGGATGTAAAGGCAAATAAGCAGATCACTTTGAATGAAAATGATGCGAAAGGCAGCACTCCGTCAACTAAAACGACAGCACCGTTATTTAAAGAGATTGCCTCGCCAATAGCATCCCGCGAAAGCGAAAATACCACTAACGATTTTAAACGCCAGCCGTTATTGATCAACTCTATTTCCTTTTCAGGATCATGCCTGGCAAAAGCGGATGTTAACGGCGACGGGCTTGAAGATATTTATGTGGGCAGACATGATGAAAAAGCGGGTGCGTTATACCTGCAGCAAAATGGCGGGACATTTGCAGCCAAGGCAGTCGCAGCTTTTGATGCTGATAAAAAAAGTACCGATGCTGCGGCAGTTTTCTTTGATGCCAATGGTGATGGCAAACCTGATCTGTACGTGGCCTCCGGCGGATATGCGGACTATAAACCTGGTGATGCTTTACTACAGGACAGGCTTTATCTTAATGATGGCAAAGGCAATTTCACCAAGGCAACCAACGCACTTCCTAAAATGACCAGCAGCAAAAGCTGTGTAAAAGTAGCCGATATTAATGGCGATGGCTTTGCCGATCTTTTTGTAGGCGGCAGGGTAATTCCGGGCGAATATCCCGAAACGCCCGAAAGCTATATTCTTATCAATGATGGTAAAGGCCATTTCAGCAACCGAACAGAAAAATATAACCCGGCGCTGAAAAACATCGGGATGGTAACCGATGCCGCATGGGCAGATCTGAACGGCGATAAAAAGCCTGATCTGATCATTGCCGGCGAATGGATGCCGATCACAGTTTTTGAAAACGCCAATGGTAAATTAACCGATGTCACAACAAAATACTTCGATAAAAAATACACCGGGTGGTGGAATTGTATTAACGTGAGCGATATTAACCATGACGGCCACCCTGATATCATTGCCGGTAACATAGGCCTCAACACCCAATGCAAAGCCAGCGATACCGAACCCGCCGAAATGTTATATAAAGATTTTGACGATAACGGCTCCATCGATCCAATCCTTTGCTTTTACATCCAGCATATCAGTTACCCTTATGTAACCCGCGATGAAATGCTGGACCAAATGAGCATGATGCGTACCCGCTTCCCCGATTATAAAAGTTATGCAGATGCTACCATAGATAAGATCTTCACCACTGAAGAGTTGCAAGGCGTAAAGAAACTTAGTGCAAATCACCTCGCCACTACCCTTTTCCTGAGCAACGCGCAAGGTAAATTACACGAAGCCACTTTACCTGTGCAGGCGCAATATGCGCCGGTTTATACCATTAACACGCTTGATTATGACCATGATGGAAAAACCGACATGCTGCTTTGCGGTAACCTGAACCACGCCCGCATCCGCTTTGGTAAGTATGATGCCAATTATGGTGTATTGCTTAAAGGTGATGGCAAGGGTGGCTACAGCTATATTAATCAGCAACAATCGGGTTTTAATTTAAAAGGGGACGTTCGGGGCGTGCTTCAATTAAATAATGCGCTGCTTTTCAGTATGGATAAAGGCAAGTTTAAAGCTTATAGAGCACAGTGA
- a CDS encoding RagB/SusD family nutrient uptake outer membrane protein, producing the protein MRSTYLKKGQVFFLALLVASVSACKKDALDVPPKGFLTDAAAFSSEANADLVLNDIYANLPDINNETQNSDQYTDNSACGASWETGQSVIRANSLNPSNAIDGPAGSWKWETVYANIRKCNIFLQNVAANKAKFSDAWYTKRVGEATFMRAYYYSLLYTNYGGVPLISKPLDNRTGDDIFVARSTADQTVAFIEADCDAAAAALPLTSDNGRATKGAALTLKGWIELFAASPLSNTTNDAAKWTKAAATNQQVINLGQYIIFAGYASQFLSSNNWNKETIFARGYAAPNRGHKREGILGPVIVNGGQQAWGNLAPTQNLIDDYEMDNGKPITDPASGYDPQNPYVHREPRFYQSIVYDGSTWQGDIFKSRIGGNNEIDLGSASDITNTGYNGKKTLDESIRGQTSLNTTQGISNYIIFRYAEVLLSYAEAQNEAVGPDASVYSAVNQVRQRAGSALPALPAGLTQGQMRDVIRRERRIEFVFEDKRWYDIRRWDITTKGPAVLQEQEYGMKITADGTGKLTYTPVPIFKNTFSEHMNWLPLPLRIINQNPKLTQNPGYN; encoded by the coding sequence ATGAGATCAACATATTTAAAAAAAGGACAAGTATTTTTTCTCGCTTTGCTTGTAGCAAGTGTAAGCGCCTGTAAAAAAGACGCCTTAGATGTACCGCCTAAAGGTTTTTTAACAGATGCGGCCGCTTTTTCGTCAGAAGCCAATGCCGATCTGGTGCTGAACGATATCTACGCCAATCTGCCCGATATCAACAACGAAACCCAAAATTCTGATCAATACACTGATAATAGTGCCTGCGGCGCATCATGGGAAACCGGTCAGTCGGTAATCCGGGCCAACTCGCTTAACCCTTCAAATGCCATCGACGGTCCGGCAGGTTCATGGAAATGGGAAACGGTTTATGCCAACATCCGTAAGTGTAACATATTTCTGCAAAATGTAGCGGCTAACAAGGCTAAATTTAGCGATGCCTGGTATACCAAACGTGTAGGCGAAGCTACTTTTATGCGGGCGTATTACTATTCATTGCTATACACTAACTACGGCGGCGTGCCGCTTATTTCAAAGCCGCTTGATAACCGAACCGGCGATGACATATTTGTTGCCCGTAGTACTGCCGACCAAACGGTAGCCTTTATCGAGGCCGATTGCGATGCCGCAGCCGCTGCTTTGCCGCTAACATCAGATAATGGCCGGGCTACCAAAGGTGCGGCTTTAACCTTAAAAGGTTGGATTGAATTGTTTGCGGCCAGCCCGCTTAGTAACACTACCAATGATGCTGCCAAATGGACAAAGGCCGCTGCTACCAATCAGCAGGTCATCAACCTTGGTCAGTACATCATTTTTGCCGGTTACGCAAGCCAGTTCCTGTCATCAAATAATTGGAATAAGGAAACCATTTTTGCCCGCGGTTATGCGGCACCTAACAGGGGGCACAAACGTGAGGGTATTTTAGGGCCGGTTATTGTAAACGGTGGTCAGCAGGCCTGGGGTAACCTTGCCCCTACGCAAAACCTTATAGATGATTATGAAATGGATAATGGTAAGCCGATTACTGACCCTGCATCTGGTTATGATCCACAAAATCCCTATGTACACCGCGAGCCGAGGTTTTACCAATCTATTGTTTACGACGGTTCAACCTGGCAGGGCGACATCTTTAAATCGCGTATCGGAGGGAATAACGAGATCGACCTTGGCTCGGCAAGTGATATTACCAACACCGGTTATAACGGCAAAAAAACGCTTGATGAATCTATTCGAGGGCAAACAAGTTTAAATACTACGCAAGGCATATCAAACTATATCATTTTCAGGTATGCCGAGGTATTGCTAAGTTATGCCGAGGCGCAAAACGAGGCCGTTGGCCCGGATGCTTCAGTTTATTCGGCTGTAAACCAGGTTAGGCAGCGTGCTGGTTCTGCATTACCGGCACTTCCGGCAGGTTTAACCCAGGGCCAGATGCGCGATGTTATCAGGCGCGAACGCCGTATTGAGTTTGTATTTGAAGATAAACGCTGGTACGACATCAGGCGCTGGGATATCACCACCAAGGGTCCCGCCGTATTACAGGAGCAGGAATATGGTATGAAGATAACAGCCGACGGCACAGGCAAACTAACCTACACGCCTGTACCAATATTTAAAAATACATTTTCTGAGCATATGAACTGGTTGCCGCTACCATTACGGATTATCAACCAAAATCCTAAACTCACACAAAACCCGGGCTATAATTAA